The genomic DNA TTCCCCCCGTGGGCGGTTCCGAGATTGTTCGCATGGTGGGGTTGGATGCGGTTCCGGTCTTCGATGAACGTCTCCAGCAGTTCGACCATGGAACACGGTTGCGGACGGGGAGGGCATAAACCCGTTCCCGGTAGGACCCGGCATCGGAGCAACGGGAACCGAAAGACGGGAGCAGGGGCTAGTGCTGGTCGTTGTGGAGTCCGGGGTTCGTGACCGCGCCATTGGCGGCCGAGCCGAAGAGGCTCCCGTACTTGGCGACAACGCCGTTCGTGTAGGCCGGTTCGGGGTCGTCGCGCTCGTCGAGACGCCGTTCGAGCTCCGAATCAGAGAGGTCGACCTCGATGGTTCGGTCGGGGATGTCGACGGTGATGTGGTCACCGTCTTCGAGCGCGCCGATAGGGCCGCCGACAAACGCCTCCGGGGCGATGTGACCGATCATCGGCCCGCGGGTCCCGCCGGAGAAGCGGCCGTCGGTGAGCAGCGCCACATCGTCTTCATGGCCAGCACCGACGACGGCGGCGGTGACACCCAGCATCTCCCGCATGCCGGGGCCGCCCTCCGGCCCCTCGTTGCGGATGACGATGACGTCGCCGGACTCGATGTGGCCCTCCTGGACGTACTTCATCGCGTCCTCTTCGTTTTCGAAGACGCGAGCGGGGCCTTCGTGGTAGAACTCATCGTCGCCGGTGACCTTCAGCACCGCACCGTCCGGCGCGAGGTTACCGGTGAGAATCTTGATAGCGCCTTCGGCTTCCTTCGGGTCGTCGACGGGATAGAGGAAGTCAGCGTCAATTTCGTCGTCGGTGGGGAGCCCGTGTTCCGATTCGAGATGAGCAAGCTCCTCTTCGATAGTGCGGCCGGTGACGGTCAGCTGGCTGCCATCGAAGAGGTCTGCCTCCATGAGCCGCCGAATGACGACGGGGACGCCGCCGATTTCGTGGAGGTCGTTCATCACACGGTCGCCGCCGGGCTGGAGGTCAGCGATCTTCGGTGTCCGACGGGAAATCGCATCGAAGTCCTCGATATCGAGGTCAATGCCGGCCTCTGCTGCCAGCGCGAGCAGGTGGAGGACGGCGTTCGTCGAGCCGCCCATCGCCGTCTGGAGGGCGATGGCGTTCTCGAAGGACGTACGGGTCAGGATGTCCGAGGGATGTCGGTCTTCTTCGACGACTTCGACGGCGAGTTCGCCGGCGCGTCGGGCGACGGCGTACCGCTCGTGGTTCTCAGCGGGCGGGGAAGCGCTGCCGAGCGGTGCGAGCCCGAGCGCCTCGGACAGCGAAGCCATCGTGTTGGCGGTGAACATTCCGCCACAGGAGCCTGCGCCGGGGCAGGCGTTGCGTTCGAGGTCATCCAACTCGTCGCCGCTCATTTCGCCCTGTGCGTAGGCGCCGACGCCTTCGAAAACCTGCACGATGGTCACGTCTCGGCCCTCGTGTTGGCCAGGCATGATGGAGCCACCGTAGAGAAAGACCGAAGGGAGGTCTGTCCGGATGGCAGCCATCATCATTCCGGGAAGGTTCTTGTCACAACCGGCGACGGTCACAAGCGCATCCATCCGTTCGCCGAACGAAACCAGCTCAACGCTGTCGGCGATGACTTCGCGGCTGATGAGCGAGGCCTTCATTCCCTCGGTGCCCATCGAGATAGCGTCGGAGATGGTTATCGTCCCGAACTCGATGGGCATTCCGCCGGCCTCGTCGATACCCTCAAGGGCCGATTCAGCCACGTCGTCGAGATGAACGTTACAGGGCGTGATATCCGCCGCCGGGTTCGGCACACCGATGAGTGGTGACGAGAGGTCCTCGTCGTCGTATCCCATCGCCCGGAACATCGCCCGGTGGGGCGCACGCTCCGGTCCTTCGGTGACCTCGCGGCTTCGAAGCCGCTCGTCTTTGCCGTAGGCCCCCGGTTCGTCGCCGTCGAGGGCCGCGTCGTCGTCTGGCTCGGTCTGCTGGCTCATATTCGGGGGGTGGTGGTCGAGTAACTTAACCACCGGTGTCCCGGTGGCCGATATGGGGCAGTTGAAGATGCAAATAATTGTCGGCTAAAATAGTACATCCAGTTACCGTGTCGACAGACAGTCAGAAATACGTATTACTATATTAGGGTAGCGCTTAATTACCATCACTCGAATCCCACGGTGTATGAGACCAATAAGCACGGCCTCGAAGGCGGACATCTACGAGTGTTTCGACTGCGGTGTGCGCATTGAGACGACGGTTGCGGGGCGCTGTGACTGTGGTGGTGAGTTCGTCCATCTCGGCCGAAGCCGAGACCTGTAGCCAGCGGCGAAACGTGGCCGGGGCGAAACCGACAACACGGCCAGCCACGAAGGACCGGCAATGCGAGTCCGTGTCGAAACCGGCGGACGGGTTCACATCGGGTTCCAGAACCTCTCGCTGGCCCACGAACGGCTTTACGGCGGCGTCGGCCTCGCTATCGACGAGCCACGCGCCGTTGTTGAGGCGGAGCCAGCGTCGACCGTTGAGTGTGACGACGCTGTCGTTGCGACGTACGCCGAACGGGCCTGCAGCGAACTCGGCGTCAACGGCGCACGCGTCGAGGTCTGCGAGCGGCTCCCCCGTCACGTTGGCCTCGGCAG from Natronomonas pharaonis DSM 2160 includes the following:
- a CDS encoding rubrerythrin-like domain-containing protein; this translates as MRPISTASKADIYECFDCGVRIETTVAGRCDCGGEFVHLGRSRDL
- the ilvD gene encoding dihydroxy-acid dehydratase, whose product is MSQQTEPDDDAALDGDEPGAYGKDERLRSREVTEGPERAPHRAMFRAMGYDDEDLSSPLIGVPNPAADITPCNVHLDDVAESALEGIDEAGGMPIEFGTITISDAISMGTEGMKASLISREVIADSVELVSFGERMDALVTVAGCDKNLPGMMMAAIRTDLPSVFLYGGSIMPGQHEGRDVTIVQVFEGVGAYAQGEMSGDELDDLERNACPGAGSCGGMFTANTMASLSEALGLAPLGSASPPAENHERYAVARRAGELAVEVVEEDRHPSDILTRTSFENAIALQTAMGGSTNAVLHLLALAAEAGIDLDIEDFDAISRRTPKIADLQPGGDRVMNDLHEIGGVPVVIRRLMEADLFDGSQLTVTGRTIEEELAHLESEHGLPTDDEIDADFLYPVDDPKEAEGAIKILTGNLAPDGAVLKVTGDDEFYHEGPARVFENEEDAMKYVQEGHIESGDVIVIRNEGPEGGPGMREMLGVTAAVVGAGHEDDVALLTDGRFSGGTRGPMIGHIAPEAFVGGPIGALEDGDHITVDIPDRTIEVDLSDSELERRLDERDDPEPAYTNGVVAKYGSLFGSAANGAVTNPGLHNDQH